A portion of the Bifidobacterium sp. ESL0800 genome contains these proteins:
- a CDS encoding UTP--glucose-1-phosphate uridylyltransferase yields the protein MREAHMSDVAVAQFKRLYEEWQHNDASSWIRENDVEPLQDVPSFHDVYKTIDHDQAVHAFAKTAFLKLNGGLGTSMGLDKAKSLLPVRRHKARPMRFIDIILGQVVTARERLNVPLPLTMMNSFRTSKDTIEALTQSKNFHQEDVPLEIVQHQEPKIDLGTGKPVEFPDNPELEWCPPGHGDLFSTIWESGLLDILAEKGFEYLFISNSDNLGARPSRTLAQYFENTGAPFMVEVANRTYADRKGGHFVRDKKTGRLVLREMTQVNPDDKEAAQDIERHPYFNTNSIWVRIDALKAMLEQYDGVLPLPIIRNYKTVDPTDPATVKVVQLETAMGAAIGLFDGAICVQVDRMRFLPVKTTDDLFIMRSDRFHLTDSYEMEDGNYLFPSVKLDPRYYRNIEDFNDRFPYAIPSLAAANSVTIDGDWTFGHDIVFYGDAVLKDQGKPSYVPNGEFVGPQGIEPDEWLW from the coding sequence ATGCGTGAAGCACATATGAGCGATGTGGCCGTTGCACAATTCAAAAGGCTCTACGAGGAATGGCAGCACAATGATGCCAGCAGCTGGATTCGCGAGAACGATGTGGAGCCCTTGCAGGATGTGCCGAGCTTCCATGATGTGTACAAGACCATCGACCACGATCAGGCGGTCCATGCGTTCGCCAAGACCGCGTTCCTTAAGCTCAACGGCGGTCTCGGCACCTCAATGGGGCTCGACAAGGCGAAATCATTGCTTCCTGTCCGCCGTCACAAGGCTCGGCCGATGCGTTTCATCGACATCATTCTGGGTCAGGTCGTTACGGCTCGCGAGCGCCTCAACGTGCCGCTTCCTTTGACCATGATGAATTCGTTCCGTACCTCCAAGGACACCATCGAGGCGCTTACACAAAGCAAGAACTTCCATCAGGAAGACGTTCCTCTGGAGATCGTGCAGCATCAGGAACCCAAAATCGACCTCGGAACCGGCAAACCCGTCGAATTTCCGGATAATCCGGAATTGGAATGGTGCCCACCCGGCCACGGCGATCTGTTCTCCACCATCTGGGAATCCGGTCTTCTGGACATCCTGGCCGAAAAAGGCTTTGAATATCTGTTCATATCCAATTCCGATAATCTGGGCGCACGTCCTTCACGTACGCTGGCCCAGTATTTCGAGAACACCGGGGCGCCCTTTATGGTCGAGGTGGCCAACCGCACTTATGCGGATCGCAAGGGCGGACACTTCGTGCGTGACAAGAAGACAGGACGTCTTGTTTTGCGCGAAATGACCCAGGTCAATCCCGACGATAAGGAGGCCGCACAAGACATCGAACGTCACCCTTATTTCAACACGAACAGCATCTGGGTGCGCATCGACGCGCTGAAGGCCATGCTGGAACAATACGACGGGGTATTGCCTCTGCCGATTATCCGCAATTACAAGACCGTGGACCCCACCGATCCGGCTACCGTAAAAGTGGTGCAGCTGGAAACCGCCATGGGTGCGGCCATCGGGCTTTTCGACGGCGCGATCTGCGTGCAGGTCGATCGCATGCGCTTCCTGCCGGTCAAAACCACCGACGATTTGTTCATCATGCGTTCTGACCGGTTCCATCTGACCGATTCCTACGAAATGGAGGACGGCAATTACCTCTTCCCGTCGGTGAAGCTGGACCCGAGATATTACCGCAATATCGAGGATTTCAACGACCGTTTCCCGTACGCGATACCATCGCTGGCGGCCGCCAATTCCGTGACCATCGACGGCGACTGGACCTTTGGCCACGATATCGTCTTTTACGGCGATGCCGTTCTGAAGGATCAGGGCAAACCCAGCTATGTGCCTAACGGGGAATTTGTGGGACCGCAGGGAATCGAACCGGACGAATGGCTTTGGTGA
- a CDS encoding aldo/keto reductase → MEYIDLGTSGIKISPMFIGGMSFGEPDPAQHVWTLDQEQTQAVIARALELGVNAIDTANCYARGTSEEYIGQALRNLNVPREKVVLASKVYFNEGHSSAAAIKREVEGSLKRLGTDYLDLYILHRFDYGTPIEETMEALDGLVREGKVRALGASEMYGYQFHNLEAAAERNGWTKLSTVQCHYNLIYREDERELIPVARQYGAIPTAYSPLASGHLARKTWDSDSLRGRTDRVEHSKYDHDRAADQPIIDRVAELADRHGVSMAQIALAWQWVHGPAAPIVGCNSPERVDQAVAALDVKLSERDIAYLEEPYNAHELVGPLARPGEKPLAGTTTPPLAK, encoded by the coding sequence ATGGAATACATCGATCTAGGAACTTCAGGAATAAAAATCTCCCCGATGTTCATCGGAGGCATGTCCTTCGGCGAACCCGATCCGGCCCAGCACGTCTGGACGCTCGACCAAGAGCAAACGCAGGCGGTCATCGCCCGCGCCCTCGAGCTCGGCGTCAACGCCATCGACACGGCCAACTGCTACGCGCGCGGCACCAGCGAGGAATATATCGGCCAGGCGCTTCGGAATCTCAACGTGCCTCGCGAGAAAGTCGTTCTGGCCAGCAAGGTGTATTTCAACGAAGGGCACTCCTCCGCCGCAGCGATCAAACGCGAGGTCGAAGGCAGCCTGAAACGCCTTGGCACCGACTATCTCGATCTCTACATCCTGCACCGCTTCGACTACGGCACGCCCATCGAGGAAACCATGGAGGCGCTCGACGGCCTCGTACGCGAAGGCAAGGTGCGCGCGCTCGGCGCCAGCGAGATGTATGGCTACCAGTTCCACAACCTTGAAGCCGCGGCCGAGCGCAATGGTTGGACGAAACTTTCCACGGTGCAATGCCATTACAACCTCATCTACCGCGAAGACGAGCGCGAGCTCATCCCCGTCGCCCGGCAATACGGAGCCATCCCGACCGCTTACAGCCCGCTGGCCTCCGGCCACCTCGCGCGCAAGACCTGGGACTCGGATTCCTTGCGCGGCAGAACCGACAGAGTCGAACACAGCAAATACGACCACGATCGCGCGGCCGACCAGCCGATCATCGACCGTGTCGCCGAGCTCGCGGACCGTCACGGCGTGAGCATGGCCCAGATCGCTCTGGCCTGGCAGTGGGTTCACGGCCCGGCGGCACCAATCGTCGGCTGCAACTCCCCCGAACGCGTCGACCAGGCCGTCGCCGCCCTCGACGTCAAATTGAGCGAGCGCGACATCGCCTACCTCGAGGAGCCATACAACGCCCACGAGCTGGTCGGCCCGCTCGCCCGCCCCGGTGAAAAGCCACTCGCCGGCACCACCACGCCGCCATTGGCGAAGTAG
- a CDS encoding MFS transporter, with amino-acid sequence MENIETQAAPSRGRRVALTVAMCLGIALVMLDTTIMNIALPAMQRGLGVGLDRLSWALNVYTIIVATCTIPLSRLADIYGRGRLFVVGLLLFGAGSMVAGLAPGFGVLIAGRVVSGLGASVLLPVANTLGISAWDVRDRVKVVAALGLTQGGAAALGPTVGGIVTDRLSWNWIFLVNVPIVVIALVLSLCALDLKGEKRIQAHIDWLGSVVSMAGLFAVTFGLIESKDWGMADPRVWLCLGSGVVAVVPFVLVERHVASPMVDLRLFGFRQFSAASLVALVAQFFYIGVLVILPTFFTAVQGKSELNAAMILLPMSLTVFAFGGLGGLAVGKLGPRLLVLTGLFAVLASYVLLTVVDPSSVTAMALAALVLGVGFGIIAGPINVLAASSLQGELLTASQSVISVVRQIGSVLGVSVFVSMTTRDITALSTHTVQAMTGAYIGVYRIWIPVLALCLLLALLFPGKREYLRELSV; translated from the coding sequence GGTGATGCTCGACACCACCATCATGAACATCGCCCTGCCGGCCATGCAGCGCGGGCTGGGCGTGGGGCTCGACCGGCTCTCGTGGGCTCTGAACGTCTACACCATCATCGTGGCCACCTGTACCATACCGTTGAGCCGTCTGGCCGACATCTACGGACGCGGGAGGCTCTTCGTCGTCGGTCTGCTCCTGTTCGGCGCGGGAAGCATGGTGGCCGGGCTGGCGCCAGGCTTCGGTGTGCTTATCGCCGGGCGTGTCGTTTCCGGCCTCGGGGCGTCGGTGCTGTTGCCTGTCGCCAACACGCTCGGCATCTCCGCGTGGGACGTCAGGGACCGTGTCAAGGTCGTCGCCGCGCTCGGCCTCACCCAGGGAGGTGCCGCCGCGCTCGGTCCGACCGTGGGTGGAATCGTCACCGACCGGCTCTCGTGGAACTGGATCTTCCTGGTCAACGTCCCGATCGTCGTCATCGCGCTTGTGCTCTCGCTCTGCGCCCTCGACCTGAAGGGCGAGAAGCGAATCCAAGCCCACATCGACTGGCTGGGCAGCGTCGTGTCCATGGCCGGCCTGTTCGCCGTCACCTTCGGTCTCATCGAGTCCAAGGACTGGGGGATGGCCGACCCGCGCGTCTGGTTGTGCCTCGGTTCGGGTGTCGTGGCGGTGGTCCCGTTCGTGCTTGTCGAACGCCATGTGGCCTCACCGATGGTCGACCTGCGGCTGTTCGGGTTCCGCCAGTTCAGCGCCGCCTCGTTGGTCGCCCTCGTCGCCCAGTTCTTCTACATCGGCGTGCTGGTCATCCTGCCGACCTTCTTCACGGCTGTGCAGGGCAAAAGCGAGTTGAACGCGGCGATGATCCTGCTGCCCATGTCCCTGACCGTCTTCGCGTTCGGCGGCCTCGGTGGACTTGCCGTGGGCAAGCTCGGCCCGCGCCTCCTCGTTCTGACCGGACTGTTCGCCGTACTCGCCTCATATGTGCTGCTGACCGTCGTGGATCCCTCAAGCGTGACGGCCATGGCCCTCGCGGCGCTCGTTCTCGGTGTCGGCTTCGGCATCATCGCCGGCCCGATCAACGTGCTCGCCGCCTCGAGCCTGCAGGGCGAGCTGCTGACCGCCTCCCAGAGCGTAATCAGCGTGGTCCGCCAGATCGGCTCCGTGCTGGGCGTCTCCGTCTTCGTCTCTATGACCACGCGCGACATCACGGCTCTGTCGACGCATACCGTGCAGGCCATGACCGGCGCCTACATCGGCGTCTACCGGATATGGATACCAGTGCTCGCGCTCTGCCTGCTCCTCGCGCTCCTGTTCCCCGGAAAGCGCGAGTACTTGCGGGAACTGAGCGTTTGA
- a CDS encoding carboxymuconolactone decarboxylase family protein: MAIKQSAGHDRLGDFAPQFAHFNDDMLFGEVWADEQSLSAHDRSMITIAAIIAMGATEQLDAHLNMGKANGITADEIAAEITHLAFYVGWPKAWSAFNRAKQVWRQG; the protein is encoded by the coding sequence ATGGCAATCAAGCAGTCGGCGGGGCACGACCGGTTGGGCGATTTCGCCCCGCAATTCGCGCATTTCAACGATGATATGCTTTTCGGCGAGGTGTGGGCCGACGAGCAGAGCCTTTCGGCACACGACCGTTCGATGATCACCATCGCGGCGATCATCGCGATGGGTGCGACCGAGCAGCTCGATGCGCATCTGAACATGGGCAAGGCCAACGGCATCACCGCCGACGAGATCGCCGCCGAAATCACGCATCTCGCCTTCTACGTCGGCTGGCCCAAGGCCTGGTCCGCCTTCAACCGCGCCAAGCAGGTGTGGCGGCAAGGCTGA
- a CDS encoding TetR-like C-terminal domain-containing protein — MNTKGNKRKQESQEKIENAFIVLLRSKVADEISVTEICKKASVNRSTFYASYMDIRDLMDAIGERMLGALHSIYADEETRGYNSNDFSKLFAHIKDHQDFYRAYFKMGLDLRLQPNRYDTHLAKKYYPSGDIDYHRAFFRAGITAIIKKWLDDDCDLSPEQLFDILKDEYRNKS, encoded by the coding sequence TTGAACACCAAGGGAAACAAGCGGAAACAGGAATCGCAGGAAAAAATAGAAAACGCCTTCATCGTCTTGCTTCGTAGCAAAGTCGCGGACGAAATCTCCGTCACCGAGATCTGCAAGAAAGCCAGCGTGAACAGAAGCACCTTCTACGCGAGCTACATGGACATCAGGGATCTCATGGACGCGATCGGGGAACGGATGCTCGGCGCCTTGCACAGCATCTACGCCGACGAGGAGACCCGCGGATACAACTCGAACGATTTCTCCAAACTTTTCGCGCATATCAAGGACCATCAGGACTTCTACCGAGCCTATTTCAAGATGGGACTCGACCTAAGACTCCAGCCTAATCGATACGACACACATCTCGCCAAGAAATACTACCCTTCCGGCGACATCGACTACCACAGAGCCTTCTTCAGGGCCGGCATCACCGCGATCATCAAGAAGTGGCTCGACGATGACTGCGACCTGAGCCCCGAACAGCTCTTCGACATCCTCAAGGACGAATACCGCAATAAATCTTGA
- a CDS encoding HXXEE domain-containing protein: MSIFLSFWILPIVFVIHDFEEMIMVPACKRRESGSMNPIKRRAFGAVTDGPALCSGVAEEMVLLVIVSIACSLTGGTTLYLASCVAYTFHLVVHVLACPLARDYVPGAVTALIEMPFMAWLIIAYWRIDQSGLAVYLFWQAAALVVFVVNLKLIHTLMPKIQTVLLRYANR; the protein is encoded by the coding sequence ATGTCAATATTCCTGAGTTTTTGGATCCTGCCCATCGTCTTCGTCATTCACGATTTCGAGGAGATGATCATGGTACCCGCGTGTAAGCGGCGGGAATCAGGCAGCATGAATCCCATCAAGCGCCGGGCGTTCGGCGCGGTCACCGACGGCCCGGCGCTCTGCTCCGGCGTCGCCGAGGAGATGGTGTTGCTCGTCATCGTCTCCATCGCCTGCTCGCTCACCGGTGGCACCACCTTGTACCTGGCAAGCTGCGTGGCCTACACGTTCCATCTCGTCGTGCACGTCCTCGCCTGCCCGTTGGCACGAGACTATGTGCCCGGCGCCGTCACCGCCCTGATCGAGATGCCGTTCATGGCCTGGCTCATCATCGCCTACTGGCGCATCGACCAGTCAGGTCTGGCGGTCTACCTGTTCTGGCAAGCCGCCGCCCTTGTGGTGTTCGTCGTGAACCTCAAGCTTATTCACACGCTGATGCCCAAGATTCAAACCGTGCTGTTGAGATACGCCAATCGTTAA
- a CDS encoding DEAD/DEAH box helicase produces MSPSQRYAAFKKHSAYERSEAARFARSLPFELDPFQIEADEALEAGKNVLVAAPTGAGKTIVADFAMHLAQQKNVKAFYTTPIKALSNQKYHDLVDVYGAKNVGLLTGDTSINSEANIVVMTTEVLRNMLYENSETLRALRYVILDEVHYLADKFRGPVWEEVIIHLPESVKIVGLSATVSNVEDFCAWIESVRGATQLVVSEKRPVPLEQHVMVQSDDQHEPELIDLYRHSKNGVQTDKLNAKLVDRIDQLDRKAVSRAHEERRGGRNRHRGGAEKRRRPGQVRRYIPRRWAVVDELNFMGLLPGIYFIFSRNGCDEAVEQCLRAGLELTTKDEVMRIRAIVDEMVEGELDHSDLKALGFARFRYALEEGFAPHHAGMVALFRQIVERLFEEGLVKMVFATETLALGINMPARCVVIEKLEKFNGVDHVTLTPGEYTQLTGRAGRRGIDTIGHAVIVDHRDFVPATAASLSSKRVYPLHSSFKPTFNMAVNLLNSSSYETARDTLDHSFAQWEANESAEDLESRIQTLSKAVEGYEKAFTCSHGDFKDFMTIRQKLSYLQKDERRHLKRRRFASDKARSEAFRALDRRIDELKTEESEHPCKSCPDFQNHLKWGHRWLRESKELRHARGRYESRTGSVARQFDQICNVLSSLGYLKETRIKHGVAGLQEDGTHQSFSENTDGVSDLSTSNRDIAVLSQNAESRPPQIVRDYQLTIRGQLLRHLYSEYDLVLSEAINDGFLDDLEPAELAATLSALVYQARRGGDNEPRRYPGGPGGAVATSCRRLRDVFADVEMMREDADLDELEPLDFGLVDVMYDWARGEDLAQILHGTELTGGDFVRNAKRLSDVLQQISSANAYYEAENPHLEENARKANKLVNRGIVAYSGVD; encoded by the coding sequence ATGTCGCCATCGCAACGTTATGCCGCGTTCAAAAAACACAGTGCTTATGAACGCTCGGAGGCCGCACGATTCGCCAGAAGTCTTCCGTTCGAGCTCGACCCTTTCCAGATCGAAGCCGATGAGGCGCTCGAGGCCGGCAAAAATGTCCTGGTTGCGGCACCGACGGGCGCAGGCAAGACGATTGTCGCGGATTTCGCCATGCACCTGGCACAGCAAAAGAACGTCAAAGCGTTCTATACCACGCCCATCAAGGCACTGAGCAACCAGAAATACCACGACCTGGTGGATGTATATGGTGCCAAGAACGTAGGCCTGCTGACCGGCGATACGTCCATCAATTCTGAAGCCAACATCGTAGTGATGACCACCGAGGTGCTGCGCAACATGCTCTATGAGAATTCGGAGACCCTGCGGGCATTGCGCTATGTCATCCTTGACGAAGTTCATTATCTCGCCGATAAATTCCGCGGACCGGTGTGGGAAGAGGTCATCATCCATCTTCCCGAGTCCGTCAAAATCGTCGGGCTTTCCGCCACCGTCTCCAATGTCGAGGACTTCTGCGCATGGATCGAATCCGTGCGTGGGGCCACGCAGCTTGTGGTCTCCGAGAAACGACCCGTACCGCTTGAACAGCACGTCATGGTGCAGAGCGACGACCAGCACGAACCGGAACTCATCGACCTTTACCGTCATAGCAAAAACGGTGTGCAGACCGACAAGCTGAACGCGAAACTCGTCGACCGCATCGACCAGCTCGACAGAAAAGCCGTCTCGAGGGCTCACGAAGAACGGCGTGGCGGCAGAAACAGACACCGCGGGGGAGCAGAGAAGCGCCGTCGCCCCGGTCAGGTCCGCCGCTATATTCCGCGCCGATGGGCCGTGGTCGATGAACTGAACTTCATGGGTCTCCTACCGGGCATTTACTTCATCTTCTCCCGCAACGGCTGCGACGAAGCCGTCGAGCAATGCCTTCGTGCGGGGCTGGAACTGACCACCAAAGACGAAGTGATGCGTATCCGCGCCATCGTCGACGAGATGGTGGAAGGCGAACTCGACCATTCAGATCTCAAAGCCCTCGGATTCGCCCGTTTCCGCTACGCTCTAGAAGAGGGCTTCGCACCTCACCATGCCGGTATGGTGGCCCTTTTCCGGCAGATCGTCGAACGGCTTTTCGAAGAAGGGCTGGTCAAGATGGTCTTCGCCACCGAAACGCTGGCTCTGGGCATCAACATGCCGGCCCGTTGCGTGGTCATCGAAAAACTCGAGAAATTCAACGGAGTGGACCACGTGACGTTGACGCCGGGCGAATATACCCAGCTTACGGGTCGCGCGGGCAGGCGAGGCATCGACACCATCGGCCACGCGGTCATTGTCGATCATCGGGACTTCGTACCGGCTACCGCCGCCTCGCTTTCCAGCAAACGCGTCTACCCGCTGCATTCGAGCTTCAAACCGACGTTTAACATGGCGGTCAACCTGCTCAATTCCAGCAGTTACGAGACCGCTCGAGATACGCTCGATCACTCGTTCGCGCAATGGGAGGCCAACGAATCCGCCGAAGATCTGGAATCACGTATCCAGACCCTGAGCAAGGCCGTCGAGGGCTATGAGAAGGCATTTACCTGCTCGCACGGCGACTTCAAGGATTTCATGACCATCCGTCAGAAACTTTCCTACCTGCAGAAGGACGAACGCCGGCACCTCAAACGTCGAAGGTTTGCCAGCGACAAGGCCCGCAGTGAGGCGTTCCGTGCCCTCGACAGACGTATCGACGAACTGAAAACCGAGGAAAGCGAACACCCCTGCAAGTCCTGCCCTGACTTCCAGAACCATCTGAAATGGGGGCATCGCTGGCTGCGTGAATCCAAGGAACTGCGGCACGCGCGCGGACGCTACGAATCGCGCACCGGCTCTGTGGCACGTCAGTTCGACCAGATATGCAACGTGCTCTCCTCGCTGGGCTATCTCAAGGAAACCCGCATAAAGCACGGTGTGGCAGGGTTGCAGGAAGATGGTACCCACCAGTCGTTTTCAGAAAACACTGACGGCGTGTCGGATTTGTCGACTTCTAATCGCGACATTGCAGTATTGTCCCAAAATGCCGAATCTCGGCCTCCTCAAATCGTACGCGATTATCAGCTGACCATCCGAGGCCAGTTGCTTCGCCATCTGTACAGCGAATACGATCTGGTGCTTTCCGAAGCCATCAACGACGGTTTCCTCGACGATCTCGAGCCAGCGGAACTTGCCGCGACCCTGTCTGCGCTGGTCTATCAGGCACGCAGGGGAGGCGACAACGAGCCGCGGCGGTATCCCGGCGGCCCTGGTGGCGCTGTGGCGACCAGCTGTCGGCGGTTGAGGGATGTCTTCGCCGATGTCGAGATGATGCGCGAAGACGCCGATCTGGACGAGCTGGAACCGCTTGATTTCGGTCTCGTCGACGTCATGTATGACTGGGCCAGGGGAGAGGACCTCGCTCAGATTCTGCACGGCACCGAACTGACCGGCGGCGATTTCGTGCGCAACGCCAAGCGTCTTTCCGACGTCCTTCAGCAGATTTCGAGCGCGAACGCCTACTACGAGGCGGAAAATCCGCATCTGGAGGAGAACGCGAGAAAGGCCAACAAGCTCGTCAACCGCGGTATCGTCGCGTACTCAGGAGTCGACTGA
- a CDS encoding WYL domain-containing protein encodes MAEGSNGRRRFSDKWGKHELDVLAVLSSAFPQWLTSRQIAQRVKAYADSYGELADQAAKAAFAKQFQRDRAKLAAMGIAIESRQPEYSSKSEGQDFASYRLQLGDEPRVRLRFKQEDLPVLAAANYLARSMSISSSSAKHEEQQHTSRTAPRVPQTPTPGLGLDSIAPGLGTQPIPDNLMKVVDQRRFAATIDVDGGHMNVAYTDSDDLAMFMLEHPGSSVVSPQEAVDAWNRRLNAAVNFTLADESQGEMGETIVTPSISKTTANSDVDPENGKSHSKRNSSFQTGSEVDRRLRLMLFLSAHLGEEYSLEELAARFIGEPKTEDEKKKGVAVIRKDINTLTTVSDDGEMAGSQFFDIDWSLLDADGIVSATNSLGLERLAGISQQYLSMLTASVSYLAHSSLLPTAQREQAESLYVRLRQHVKPGETPWLSLTGYEVEPRSFSVVKRAISTDSLLDMEYTDGTGRTRRKLVAPSKIFVDEGVYYVAVWTDVAKAAPKDEKKFVSKDTTINKATGQPRIWQVLRLSRIEKADLVEPTSQLDIPDVPVAELRKWSFDNGTSTVFITDKPDLPFIKTLPGATVEPCGEGEKVHLTVSSDSWFVAFAIAHARHIIAVAPEPLLTMIVARAHRELTLENNIQQDK; translated from the coding sequence ATGGCAGAAGGAAGCAACGGAAGGCGACGTTTTTCCGACAAGTGGGGCAAGCACGAACTGGATGTGCTCGCCGTTCTATCATCTGCGTTCCCACAATGGTTGACTTCAAGGCAGATAGCACAACGCGTCAAGGCCTATGCCGATTCGTATGGAGAGCTGGCCGATCAGGCTGCGAAGGCCGCGTTCGCCAAGCAATTCCAGCGCGATCGTGCCAAGTTGGCGGCCATGGGCATCGCCATCGAGTCCCGCCAACCCGAATACTCATCGAAATCCGAAGGGCAGGATTTCGCATCCTATCGTCTGCAATTGGGCGATGAGCCAAGGGTACGTCTGCGTTTCAAGCAGGAAGATCTGCCAGTGCTTGCCGCCGCGAACTATCTGGCGCGTTCGATGTCGATTTCTTCGTCGTCGGCGAAACACGAGGAGCAACAGCACACTTCACGTACCGCACCGCGTGTGCCGCAGACCCCGACTCCGGGACTCGGGCTTGACTCGATCGCCCCAGGGCTTGGCACGCAGCCGATTCCAGACAATCTGATGAAGGTCGTCGATCAACGGCGTTTCGCCGCGACCATCGATGTGGACGGCGGGCATATGAACGTCGCCTACACGGATTCCGACGATCTGGCCATGTTCATGCTTGAGCACCCGGGCTCTTCGGTCGTTTCCCCTCAGGAAGCGGTGGATGCCTGGAACCGCAGGCTCAATGCCGCGGTCAATTTCACGTTGGCCGACGAAAGCCAGGGCGAGATGGGAGAGACCATCGTCACTCCGTCCATCAGCAAGACCACGGCGAACAGTGATGTCGACCCTGAAAACGGAAAATCGCACTCGAAGCGCAATTCCTCCTTCCAGACCGGCAGCGAGGTGGATCGCCGGCTGCGCCTGATGCTGTTCCTCTCTGCGCATTTGGGTGAGGAATATTCCCTGGAGGAGCTTGCGGCACGTTTCATCGGAGAGCCGAAAACAGAGGACGAGAAGAAAAAGGGTGTTGCCGTCATCCGCAAAGACATCAACACGCTTACCACTGTTTCCGATGACGGCGAGATGGCAGGCAGCCAGTTCTTCGATATCGATTGGTCGCTGCTGGACGCCGACGGCATCGTCTCGGCCACCAATTCGCTCGGCCTTGAGCGTCTGGCCGGTATTTCGCAACAGTATCTGAGCATGCTGACGGCCTCCGTCAGCTACCTCGCGCACTCCTCCTTGCTTCCCACTGCCCAGCGCGAACAGGCGGAATCGTTGTATGTCCGTCTTCGCCAGCATGTCAAGCCGGGGGAGACGCCCTGGCTTTCGCTGACCGGCTATGAAGTCGAGCCTCGCAGTTTCAGCGTGGTCAAGCGTGCGATTTCCACCGATTCGCTGTTGGATATGGAATACACCGACGGTACCGGCCGTACCCGCCGCAAGCTCGTCGCGCCCTCCAAGATCTTCGTGGATGAAGGCGTCTATTATGTCGCCGTTTGGACCGACGTGGCCAAGGCCGCGCCCAAAGACGAGAAGAAGTTCGTCTCCAAAGACACGACCATCAACAAGGCCACCGGCCAGCCACGTATTTGGCAGGTATTGCGCCTTTCTCGCATCGAGAAGGCGGACCTTGTCGAGCCGACAAGCCAACTTGATATTCCCGACGTCCCAGTCGCCGAACTGCGCAAGTGGAGCTTCGACAACGGCACCTCGACCGTGTTCATCACCGATAAACCGGATCTGCCGTTCATCAAAACACTGCCCGGAGCCACTGTCGAACCGTGCGGCGAAGGGGAGAAAGTCCATCTCACAGTTTCCTCGGATTCGTGGTTCGTCGCTTTCGCCATCGCGCACGCCCGCCATATCATCGCCGTCGCGCCGGAGCCGCTGTTGACGATGATCGTCGCCCGGGCCCATCGTGAATTGACTCTTGAAAACAACATCCAGCAGGATAAGTAG
- a CDS encoding TetR/AcrR family transcriptional regulator translates to MTDKENQVEDRVIDALFAKLKANPFAFLTVSEIAAAAGISRKTFYRHFTGKTDVARRYLEGLMSGLVDEDEQMGDMSFAEGIRHYFVYFQASRPRLRLLRDNGLLDLALPIQNEVFTERFPQLNLPWHGPELGDERLADLFVVGGLWNVLADSLDADSPVDPKRLAVTLMSQVAKRTGKLG, encoded by the coding sequence ATGACTGATAAAGAAAATCAGGTCGAGGATCGGGTCATCGACGCGCTGTTCGCCAAGCTGAAGGCGAATCCCTTTGCGTTCTTGACCGTCTCCGAAATCGCGGCCGCGGCGGGAATCTCGCGCAAGACGTTCTACCGGCACTTTACTGGCAAAACGGATGTGGCGCGTCGCTACCTTGAGGGTCTGATGTCCGGGTTGGTCGACGAGGACGAGCAAATGGGCGACATGTCGTTTGCCGAAGGCATCCGACATTATTTCGTGTATTTTCAGGCCAGCAGGCCCCGTCTGCGGCTCTTGCGGGACAATGGGTTGCTTGATTTGGCGCTGCCGATTCAAAACGAGGTGTTCACCGAGCGTTTCCCGCAGCTGAACCTTCCCTGGCACGGTCCTGAGCTGGGCGATGAGCGGTTGGCTGACCTGTTCGTCGTCGGCGGACTGTGGAATGTGCTCGCCGACAGTCTTGATGCCGATTCTCCGGTCGACCCGAAACGTTTGGCCGTTACACTCATGTCCCAGGTGGCCAAGCGCACGGGCAAGCTCGGCTAA
- a CDS encoding MerR family transcriptional regulator yields the protein MNQIWHSIGEAALYCGLPESTLRYYEDVGIISPIARDPDTGHRAYSDDDLQALLIISCLSATGMPLAKMKEYMANRKRGQEGASTEIELLRDQKRRLTEERRFLKAREEYVTLKINYWQAVAAGDEAEASRLGAVAEQKVKTLSHWKSAK from the coding sequence ATGAATCAGATTTGGCATTCCATCGGCGAGGCGGCGCTCTATTGCGGCCTGCCCGAAAGCACGCTGCGCTACTACGAGGACGTCGGCATCATCAGCCCCATTGCACGCGACCCCGACACCGGCCATCGCGCCTACAGCGACGACGATCTGCAGGCGCTGCTCATCATCTCCTGCCTGTCGGCGACCGGCATGCCGCTGGCGAAGATGAAGGAGTACATGGCCAACCGAAAGCGCGGGCAGGAAGGTGCGTCGACCGAAATCGAGCTGCTGCGCGACCAGAAACGTCGGCTTACCGAGGAACGCAGATTCCTGAAGGCCCGCGAGGAATACGTCACGCTGAAAATCAACTACTGGCAGGCCGTCGCGGCCGGCGACGAGGCGGAAGCCTCAAGGCTCGGAGCAGTGGCCGAGCAAAAGGTCAAGACGCTCAGCCACTGGAAATCGGCGAAATAA